One Brassica oleracea var. oleracea cultivar TO1000 chromosome C7, BOL, whole genome shotgun sequence genomic window carries:
- the LOC106304988 gene encoding probable polygalacturonase At3g15720 isoform X1, giving the protein MEIILRFSVSVIFLCFGLVNSQNYSVLDFDATGDGQTDDSNAFVKTWNAACGGGGDISILLIPAGRTFLIQPIVFNGPCRSSNTKVQLEGVIIAPSNKEAWSNPNSRMWIKFSAVLGLVIVGSGTINGRGSSFWEQNLKASQRPTSLHISKCDNLSISGITSVDSPKNHISIAACTNVAISNVRLFAPEDSPNTDGIDISRSTNVNIFDSTIQTGDDCIAINTGNTNINITRINCGPGHGISVGSLGVNGGNAAVSDVQVTQCTFNQTMNGARIKTWPGGQGYARNISFENITLINAKNPIIIDQQYIDKGRVYSAEKSAVAISNIKFIDFLGTTSKKNAIKIDCSATTRCKDVLMNGINITMADGKQPRVDCKNVDGKSEDTILTHDCFENI; this is encoded by the exons ATG GAAATTATTCTACGTTTTTCGGTCTCGGTAATTTTTCTCTGTTTTGGTCTTGTAAACAGTCAAAACTACAGCGTACTCGATTTTGATGCCACCGGAGATGGTCAAACTGATGATTCAAAC GCTTTTGTGAAAACGTGGAACGCGGCATGTGGCGGAGGAGGAGACATAAGCATACTTCTTATTCCTGCTGGGAGAACATTTTTAATTCAACCTATTGTGTTCAACGGTCCATGTAGGTCTAGCAATACAAAAGTTCAG TTGGAAGGCGTCATTATCGCGCCTAGCAACAAAGAAGCATGGTCCAACCCCAATTCTCGAATGTGGATCAAATTTTCAGCGGTGCTTGGTCTAGTGATTGTTGGTTCAGGAACGATTAATGGTCGTGGTTCATCCTTTTGGGAA CAAAATTTGAAAGCTTCTCAACGACCTACA TCATTGCATATTAGTAAATGTGACAACTTAAGTATAAGCGGAATAACCTCGGTTGATAGTCCAAAAAACCATATATCAATCGCAGCATGCACAAATGTTGCAATATCGAATGTACGTCTATTTGCACCTGAGGATAGTCCCAACACAGATGGGATTGATATAAGTCGCTCGACTAACGTCAACATATTTGACTCTACGATTCAAACTG GAGATGATTGTATAGCAATCAACACTGGGAATACAAATATCAACATTACAAGGATTAATTGTGGACCTGGTCATGGAATAAG TGTGGGAAGTTTAGGAGTCAATGGAGGCAACGCTGCAGTTAGTGATGTTCAAGTGACTCAATGCACTTTCAATCAGACAATGAATGGAGCTAGAATCAAGACATGGCCG GGTGGACAAGGATATGCAAGAAACATAAGCTTTGAAAACATCACACTCATTAACGCAAAAAATCCAATTATAATTGATCAACAATATATAGATAAAGGGCGTGTCTACTCTGCGGAG AAATCAGCTGTGGCGATTAGCAATATAAAATTTATTGATTTTCTTGGAACGACGTCGAAAAAGAATGCTATAAAGATTGATTGTAGTGCAACCACACGTTGTAAAGATGTCCTCATGAATGGAATCAATATTACCATGGCGGATGGAAAACAGCCTAGAGTTGATTGCAAAAATGTCGATGGAAAATCTGAAGACACTATTTTGACGCATGACTGTTTTGAAAATATTTAA
- the LOC106304988 gene encoding probable polygalacturonase At3g15720 isoform X3: MEIILRFSVSVIFLCFGLVNSQNYSVLDFDATGDGQTDDSNAFVKTWNAACGGGGDISILLIPAGRTFLIQPIVFNGPCRSSNTKVQLEGVIIAPSNKEAWSNPNSRMWIKFSAVLGLVIVGSGTINGRGSSFWEQNLKASQRPTSLHISKCDNLSISGITSVDSPKNHISIAACTNVAISNVRLFAPEDSPNTDGIDISRSTNVNIFDSTIQTGDDCIAINTGNTNINITRINCGPGHGISVGSLGVNGGNAAVSDVQVTQCTFNQTMNGARIKTWPGGQGYARNISFENITLINAKNPIIIDQQYIDKGRVYSAEA; the protein is encoded by the exons ATG GAAATTATTCTACGTTTTTCGGTCTCGGTAATTTTTCTCTGTTTTGGTCTTGTAAACAGTCAAAACTACAGCGTACTCGATTTTGATGCCACCGGAGATGGTCAAACTGATGATTCAAAC GCTTTTGTGAAAACGTGGAACGCGGCATGTGGCGGAGGAGGAGACATAAGCATACTTCTTATTCCTGCTGGGAGAACATTTTTAATTCAACCTATTGTGTTCAACGGTCCATGTAGGTCTAGCAATACAAAAGTTCAG TTGGAAGGCGTCATTATCGCGCCTAGCAACAAAGAAGCATGGTCCAACCCCAATTCTCGAATGTGGATCAAATTTTCAGCGGTGCTTGGTCTAGTGATTGTTGGTTCAGGAACGATTAATGGTCGTGGTTCATCCTTTTGGGAA CAAAATTTGAAAGCTTCTCAACGACCTACA TCATTGCATATTAGTAAATGTGACAACTTAAGTATAAGCGGAATAACCTCGGTTGATAGTCCAAAAAACCATATATCAATCGCAGCATGCACAAATGTTGCAATATCGAATGTACGTCTATTTGCACCTGAGGATAGTCCCAACACAGATGGGATTGATATAAGTCGCTCGACTAACGTCAACATATTTGACTCTACGATTCAAACTG GAGATGATTGTATAGCAATCAACACTGGGAATACAAATATCAACATTACAAGGATTAATTGTGGACCTGGTCATGGAATAAG TGTGGGAAGTTTAGGAGTCAATGGAGGCAACGCTGCAGTTAGTGATGTTCAAGTGACTCAATGCACTTTCAATCAGACAATGAATGGAGCTAGAATCAAGACATGGCCG GGTGGACAAGGATATGCAAGAAACATAAGCTTTGAAAACATCACACTCATTAACGCAAAAAATCCAATTATAATTGATCAACAATATATAGATAAAGGGCGTGTCTACTCTGCGGAG GCTTGA
- the LOC106304988 gene encoding probable polygalacturonase At3g15720 isoform X2: protein MEIILRFSVSVIFLCFGLVNSQNYSVLDFDATGDGQTDDSNAFVKTWNAACGGGGDISILLIPAGRTFLIQPIVFNGPCRSSNTKVQLEGVIIAPSNKEAWSNPNSRMWIKFSAVLGLVIVGSGTINGRGSSFWEQNLKASQRPTSLHISKCDNLSISGITSVDSPKNHISIAACTNVAISNVRLFAPEDSPNTDGIDISRSTNVNIFDSTIQTAINTGNTNINITRINCGPGHGISVGSLGVNGGNAAVSDVQVTQCTFNQTMNGARIKTWPGGQGYARNISFENITLINAKNPIIIDQQYIDKGRVYSAEKSAVAISNIKFIDFLGTTSKKNAIKIDCSATTRCKDVLMNGINITMADGKQPRVDCKNVDGKSEDTILTHDCFENI, encoded by the exons ATG GAAATTATTCTACGTTTTTCGGTCTCGGTAATTTTTCTCTGTTTTGGTCTTGTAAACAGTCAAAACTACAGCGTACTCGATTTTGATGCCACCGGAGATGGTCAAACTGATGATTCAAAC GCTTTTGTGAAAACGTGGAACGCGGCATGTGGCGGAGGAGGAGACATAAGCATACTTCTTATTCCTGCTGGGAGAACATTTTTAATTCAACCTATTGTGTTCAACGGTCCATGTAGGTCTAGCAATACAAAAGTTCAG TTGGAAGGCGTCATTATCGCGCCTAGCAACAAAGAAGCATGGTCCAACCCCAATTCTCGAATGTGGATCAAATTTTCAGCGGTGCTTGGTCTAGTGATTGTTGGTTCAGGAACGATTAATGGTCGTGGTTCATCCTTTTGGGAA CAAAATTTGAAAGCTTCTCAACGACCTACA TCATTGCATATTAGTAAATGTGACAACTTAAGTATAAGCGGAATAACCTCGGTTGATAGTCCAAAAAACCATATATCAATCGCAGCATGCACAAATGTTGCAATATCGAATGTACGTCTATTTGCACCTGAGGATAGTCCCAACACAGATGGGATTGATATAAGTCGCTCGACTAACGTCAACATATTTGACTCTACGATTCAAACTG CAATCAACACTGGGAATACAAATATCAACATTACAAGGATTAATTGTGGACCTGGTCATGGAATAAG TGTGGGAAGTTTAGGAGTCAATGGAGGCAACGCTGCAGTTAGTGATGTTCAAGTGACTCAATGCACTTTCAATCAGACAATGAATGGAGCTAGAATCAAGACATGGCCG GGTGGACAAGGATATGCAAGAAACATAAGCTTTGAAAACATCACACTCATTAACGCAAAAAATCCAATTATAATTGATCAACAATATATAGATAAAGGGCGTGTCTACTCTGCGGAG AAATCAGCTGTGGCGATTAGCAATATAAAATTTATTGATTTTCTTGGAACGACGTCGAAAAAGAATGCTATAAAGATTGATTGTAGTGCAACCACACGTTGTAAAGATGTCCTCATGAATGGAATCAATATTACCATGGCGGATGGAAAACAGCCTAGAGTTGATTGCAAAAATGTCGATGGAAAATCTGAAGACACTATTTTGACGCATGACTGTTTTGAAAATATTTAA